DNA from Garra rufa chromosome 5, GarRuf1.0, whole genome shotgun sequence:
ttatttcatgctataactagcaCTACAGTGATCGGTCGCGACATATTAAAGAGCCATGAAACggtatttattatttgaatttctttaaaaatgagacctaaagtaacctgctctgtcttgtctgttggcATGTTGCCTTTGCAAACGGTCAGTTGAGTTTCAGAGTGTGGCTAAAAACAGTTGAAatgttgttcaaaatgttgttttgtGTTCTACAGCAGAAAGAAGACCATATGGATGACATACCGGTGAGTAAATggtgacagaaatttcattttttaacGAACCATTCTTTAATACACAAGGcactttcagttttattttaggcAAATGATTTATGTACTATAAACATATAGTCAAATGTTTGGGGGTTTTTTTCATCAGAAGACAGGTTTTTGTTTCATGGTGTACTAGAAATCTGTTAGGAATGGTAGTCACAATAATTTAGTTCCTCCAGAAAGCTCAGTTTTTTACATTTGTACATGATTTAAAGTTTGATACTCCCTCTGGCTGTTTAACAACTCTGGAAATAATCATTTCAGGAATTTCctttcagcaaaaacagtaaaatatttcttcCTTGGAGCGTTAAATCACATCATCCAGTGTGTGTGCAGCTCCTGTGATGGCCTGTGTGACGATGGATATGTGTTTATGAGCCTGATCCCAGTCTTCCTTCAGCCCGGTGCTCATAGCCTTCTCTACTGCATCTGCTAGGCCGGGGAAGGTGGGCACGCTTGATGACCTCGATGCCCATATCACATGCCTGTGTGGTGCCAGACAGCATTagaagtgattgtgaacaggtgtgacaTCAGCATGAACAAATGGAGAATGGTAAGGGGGATGCTGATTAATATTCATAAGGGACCGGTCATTAGTAGCAGGATGATTTAATAAATCTGGTTCATACCTGAAACCATATTGTTCTGGGAATGCTAAAGGGTCAAGGAAAGCTCTGTCCAGCAGCATGAGCTGGTCATTAATTTGGCGAACCTTCAGGGGCCTGTTGTGAAGACAGAAGTTATGTTTATTCCGCTATGTAACCTTGACACCACAGCAGGTGGTTTTTCATCCCTTTAAGCCTACTGTATCACAAATTTCTACATCTAAATTACCATACCAACGTGAGCAAAACTTTGCTGAAAGACCATTTGTTAGAAAAATTGTGTTAAAAAGTAAATGTGAAATGAGATTGAGATTTTGaggaactaaaataaaaaactaaaataagtgcattgcataagtattcatacccttaactcattaCTTAGTTGAATCACCTTTACAGcctctttttgggtatgatgtgacaagctttgcacatcagcatttggcaattatctgccactcttctcctcacctcttcactctcaatctctgtcaggttggatgggggcagactcacattttcaggtttctccggAAGTATTTGTTTGAGTTCAAGACCAATACCAgtctctggctgggccactcaaggacactGGACTCAAGGAGTTGTCTGTGTGCTTAcattcattgtcctgttggaaggggAACCTCCTGCCCtttctgaggttctgaatgctctggactggattttctttaaggctatctcaatattttggtgcattgagctttccttctacccTGACGAGTCCCTTAgcccctgccactgaaaaaaaaaaacactttacttttgggatgctactgtgcaggtgatgagcagtgcctgattTCCTTCAAATATGATGCTTGGAATTTGAGGATCATCAGATAAGAGAATCGtatttctcacagtctgagggccctttaggtgcttttttcatgccttttcatgtgtcttcactgagaagAGTATCAAGACTGGCCACACcatcataaagcccagatcggtggagtgtctcagtgatgtttgtccttctgtaagtttctcccatctgcatatatgatcatggagctcaactagagtgaccatcagttTCTTGATCACCATTCTAAGGTGCCATGGTTTGGCAAAGAGACCAGCTCTAGGTCCtgtttgtttcaaacttcttccattgaGAGTAACTGatgctacatgcttctgtgaatcttCAATGCATCAAAGTTTTTCCTGAGCTGTTCCCCAGATGTGTGACTTGACGCAATCCTGTTTCCGAGCTCTACATGCTTTTGTTTTTGACCTTAGGGTTTGGTTTTTGATATGCATttttagaccttttattaagatgtgtgtgcctttacaaaacatacccattcaattaaatttgccacaggttaacttcacttgaagtgtagtaacatctacaagcaatatgaatatccctgagctaaatttcaactgtcccagataagggtatgaatacttatgcaatggaatcatttaagttttttatttttaataaatttgccaGGAGAAAAAAACAGGTATTTTCATGAGCTCCAATATCTCCTTTGTAAtgctatatgagccataaaatcTCAAAAACCATATGCaagcttttaaaatattttctctaAATATTAATTACAAAGACTTGACGATTATTTTCATATATCAGGCTTTACAATATTAACTTACGCTTCTTTTGCAAGATCTGTATCCCTGATCAGACGGTCCAGTTTGCTGGCTGTGTCACTGAATAACTTCACAGCTTTCTTCAGGGATTCTGGGATTGGAAAAAGCACTCATTCTCATTTCCACTTTGACACTTACGTACTTCCATCTCTCTTACCTTGTACAAACATTCAGGTTGGCAAAATTCACTCATGATTTAACATTTGCCTCATCAAAAGCAGTCTTGAAAATCTTGTTAGCTCACCCATAGAGATTCCTTTAGCCGCAAGTTTATCCTCAAAGTTTGTAACTGCCTCACTGAGGTACCGCTGTAGACTTTCTGCATAGTCAGTGCAGTTGAAAGGCAGCAGAAGACTGTCAGCCAATCGCAGCAGAACATTCCCTGCTGTCCTCGCTACTGCCTGGTGACTTGTGAAACCTGCATAATGGAAgtcattagaatttaaaatagaaCAGACAAGATCTGGcagataaatattaaaaaagggATTATAGTACATAGAATAATTGTCTCATTTGAGAATCAAAGTATTGAGTTCACCTGGATCAATGTATGTAGATGCATAGTCAAAGGTGTCATAAGCTGTGTGGTAGGCTGGGTAGATTCGCGCTCTTGTTTTACTCTGCAAAGGGATTAAGaatgtgtttttaatgttaatcaactttttttttttttttttatgctaggTGCTTGATTGCATCAGCGCTGACCACATACCCGGTCATAATAATAGGAGATGTCCATAGACGTTATTCCAAGGTAGTGCATAAAAGCAGCGTAATCACTTCCTGCTCCTGTCAAAAAGCCCACACTGAAAATACAATGAACAGTGTTGAGAATAATTACTAATAGTTATGAATTTATAATTACTTTCTATTAAAATACTATGTTAGGGATGTTGCAAGCATACTTTGGTATAAGCCCATAATTTGGACTGGTTCTGTTGTAATATTTCATCCAGTTCTCATAGACTGATACGGTTGTTCCAGGTGCATCTACCTGAAAGCACATCATCAAAGCATTATGAAAGTCACATCTCAGATAAAGTACTGTAATAGATAGAGGACTTGTTCCTCACCTGTTTGGAGGCTGTAAATATAACACCTTGTGCCGCTGGAGAAGCAGAAGCCCTGAGAGTTGCATTAGCTGTGGTGGACAGACAACATTTCAGCAAGTAGAAAACAGGATGAAAATGACATTATGATGAAAAGAGGAAAAACATGAAGTGGTACCAAACACTGAGATGTCCACGTTGATGTACGCCACAGTGCGTTCACTCAGCTTACTGAAATACTCCTGAAAATGAACAGCTCTTTTAACAACAATACAGTGTTTTATGATTCAATTCCAGTTTTTTAGTTCTTCATCAACAAACCTCTGTGTATTCTGCAGATCCAATAAGGCCAAATTCTTCAGCTCCCCAGCTGCCAAAGATAATAGACCTCCGAGGCCGCCATTTCCCTTTCAGGTAGAGATGCATATTAACATGATTTGATTTTTGTCTGTAATTCTTTCAGCTTGTAACTGTCACAAGAATTTGAAGCATTGTTATATTTTTCTCTTTATTGCCTCCCAGCACTCATATAGTTCCCAGAACACAATCTGACTTCCATTATACTCCTAGACTACTTTGTGTCACAGCAGATTACTTCATTTGGGTCACTACAACCAGCCCAACAGTCACATCTGATGGCAAAATCAGTTTTTCTGTGGATGTTATTAGGCCTTACCTTCTTTCACCATCTTTCCCAGCACTCTGCTGATTTCCAGCATTACTGCTGTGCCGCTGCTTGGGTCAATGGCTCCGTGTACCCAGCTGTCCCTGTGGTTCCCATAAATCACGTACCTGTCTGAACAACACACATACAAAAATACAGTTTGCAAATGTTCCTTAAAAGTTCCTTAAAATCCATTTTGGTGCCTTACTGCTGAATTTattagatcaaaaatacagtaaaagagttatattgtgaaatattgttacagtttaaaagaactgttttctattctaagagattttaaaatgtgatttatttctgtgatgcaaaactgaattttcagcatcattactccagccttcagtgtcacatggtccttcagaaatcgttatAATATGCACATTttgtgttcaagaaacattttagaCATATCAAGTGTgacttaagtgtccaaatactttttgggAACAGAAGTTTGGGATGAGGTTTttagtgtttttgaaagaagtcgcttatgctcatcaaggatttgatcaaaaatacaggaaaaaaaattgtaatattgtgaaatattgttaaaatttaaaataatgttttttttttctattttaatatactttaaaatataatttattcctgtgatgctgtattttttttaattttcagcatcattactccagtatgtTATTttctattatcaatgttggaaaaaattgtgctgtttaatagtttttttttacttgtatcCAGCAAGGATGTGTTTAATTGATAGAAGGTGATAGTAAGGActttgttattattaaaaaataattctatgttgaataaatgctgtactttcaaactgtttatttatcaaagaacccTGGTTCAAAAacattaagtagcacaactgtttccaacatagaTAATAAGTCAacacattgataataaatgagaatgatttctgaagcatcatgtaaACAGTGGAGTAATCacagcatcacagaaataaattatattttacagtatattgaaatatgtgaccctggaccacaaaaccagtcataaggttaaattttacaaaactgagatgtatacatcatatgaaagctcaataaataagctttctattgtggccaagatacatctatttgaaaatctggaatctacgggtgcaaaaaaatcaaaatactgagaaaattacctttaaagttgtccaaattaagttcttaacaatgcatattactaatcaaaaattacattttgataggtttacagtagaaattttacaaaaaaatcttaatgtaacatgatctttacttaatttcctaatgatttttgacataaaagaaaaatcaataattttgacccatacaatgtattttttttggctattgctacaaatataccccagcgacttaagactggttttgtggtccagggtcacatataaaaatgttattttaaattgtaataatatttcacaatattactgtttctctgtatttttgattgattaaataaatgcagctttgatgagcataagagaattctttaaagaacataaaaaaatcttactgatcccaaacttttgaacagcagtgtatattaagACAACATGAATTTTTTGCTCATTAACATTGACAAATCTAACTTACCTGGCTCCACGGTGCCTCGAATTACTCCCATAACATTTGCTGACAATTCCAAGCTCTCAGTGTTATAAATGTCCAAATGTACATTGCTGAAAGACAAAACATTCTTTTATAAGTACACTATAACTTCTCAACACACAACCATACTTGTTTGACCATTGCAAGGCATAAATATGAAGCATTTACCTGTTGTTGAAGGAAGATGAGGCTTTGAACCCTGGCCCACCAAGTTTGTATGTGCAGTTAAGTGAGCCTTGCCAGTCATCAGGGGCATTGTCCCCATCAAGCTCACTGTCATGGATAATTCAGAATTAGAAGGAAACATTCTAAAAAGctagaaaatgtatatttaagcAGTTACACTTACCATATTAATCTTTCAGCATCCTCGAACCCTATCGGCTGTGTTGGAATTGGCGGAATACCTGTTATGTCTTCTTTTGGTATTCGGTAAGTATCATCTACAAATGAAAACACATTTGTTTCACATATGTTGTTTATGTAACATATGTCATATACCTTATGTTTCAGTGTAACAAAATAACCAATTACCCTTTGCAGCTAGGTAAGGTGTTAACAAGTCTCCAAAGTCAATGCTGTACGAGCCTCGCTCGACGCCAGTAGGTGGAAGATACCAGGAGTGAGGGTATGTGTCACTTTCTGATGCCAGGCCATCATTCATTTCATATGGATCAGTATAGACCAGCAACCCAACAACTCCGAACTTGGCTGCATTTATAGCCTGTTACATTCATGCCACAGGAGagtaaaatgtttttatgcattcAAGTCTATGCGATCTAAACTGAAACCTAATTCAGCATTTTCCTTTTCTTGATAAATGTCCTGAATGGTTTTAAGAGATTTAACTAGTGTTTTCTTACTTTAGTAGATCTCCCTGCTCCTCCGTATCTGGTGATGGCAATGGTTCCCCTCAGATCCAGTGTTCGGTTTAACAGCTCATAGTCACTCATTTTACCTTGGTTTGCATAGACGAGTTTTCCCTGCATATAAAACAAACAGGTTACTATATTggactacactaccagtcaagtttctaaagaattctcttctgctcagcaagcctgcatttatttgatccaaaatacagtaatattgtgaaatatttttactatttagaataactgctttctatttgaatattttaaaatgtaatttattcctgtgatcaaaactacattttcagcatcattactccagttgtcagtgtcacatgatccgtcagaaatcattctaatgtgctgttTGCTgtgtttattataattatttaaagcAATTGAGTAAATTtcttttcagtattctttgatgaatagcatttatctgaagttaaaagttaaactataccattcaaaagcttagagccagtataatgatttttttgtttgtttgtttgttttgggaaagaaatgataaacattaatacttttatttagcaagaatgctttaaatgaatcaaaagtgatgttaaagacatttataatattacaaaatatttatatttcaaataaattctgttcttctaaactttctattaatcgaagaaacctgaaaaaattctactcagctgtttccaacataataataataaatgttttttgttgctgttgttttgagcagcaaatcagaatattagaatgatttctaaaggactggagtaatgattattaaaattcacaggaataaaatgcatttaaaaatatattcaaatagaaaagcgttaatttaaatagtaaaaatatttcaaatttgtacagtttttgctgcactttgaaaCAAAAAAATCCCGGACtggtaagcagaaaagacttcattaaaaaacatttaaaatcttactgttcaaaaacatttgactggtagtgtatatcacaATTTGATTTAGACATAAATATTACTTTTATAATACCAACTTAATAATTACAAAAGATTATCAGACTTTGATAAAGTTAGGGATAGCAAGATATGCTAACAATGAAAAAGTTGATAGTTGAAAATcagtaaaagaaaaaataaagagctatcagtagatgagTTTACTATGGTGTCATATGGTTTTGATAGCCTCAAAGGTCATCACACGCTATGTTTTCTTTCTAAAACAATTAAGTGCAATAAACAGATTCTTTTTTATCTCTTGCTCAGTTTGTCAGAAGTTACGCCTGTGTCACCGCACTATGTCATAAGATAATAGATTTTCTGTCATGATAACACCTCCATCAAAGaaagtgttaaaaaaaactaaatggaaaaaactaaaattatagaTAAGGAAAGGCAactattaatgtaaaataaaaagaaatacaaatatttaacaagaatttaatttatcaaatgtacactaccatttaaaattgtggcatcagtaagatttttaatgtttttgacagAAGTCTTATTCTCACTAAAGTTATATGTGAATTTGATTAATATAGCAAAGCGTAATTTAtgaaatatgattacaatttaactttttaagtaactgttttgaatacattttaaagtgtcttttattcctgtaatggcaaagctgaattttcagcagacatCATTCTAATCTGCAGTGCCAtgtaatatttcttattattgtaAATCTTACAGTTGTGttgttaaatatttttgtggaaaccatgatacattttttcacgaaaaatagaaagttcaaaagagcaacATTAAAATCTTGAAATgaaaatcttttttattattaatgtctttacttTTGATGGAATATAACTATAAACAATGTTCATCTAAAAAataatgtgaccatggaccacaaaatcagtcatgagTAGcaggggtacatttgtagcaatagccaacaatacattatagGGGTCAGAataatccatttttcttttatgccaaaaatcattaggatataataatttataataattaaagatcatgttccattaagatatttttgcaaatttcccaacataaatatatccaaacttaatttttgattagtaatatgcattgctaaggacttcatttggccaactttaaaggcaatttttctctctcttttttttttttttttgcatcctcagattccagattttcaaaaagttgtatctcagccattttgtcctatccaaacaaactttacatcagtggaaagcatattttttaagcttttaggtgatgtataaatctcaatttaacaTGCATGAACTGTGCATGAACTGTGAAGTAAATTAAGGTGGTAAAGAACACCTTGACATTTCCTGCAGGTGAATAGGCTGCGTATGGCTGGACCACCTCTGGGTCTTCCTGGTCTGGTTTGTACGGCTTCTCTCGCTCTCTTGCCGTAAACAGGACTGTGCTTTCTGGATTAGCTAAATACAAAATTCATTCTTCATTTTCTTATATATCATTTAACGTATCTtagataaaatgtttttaaattgcaTTCAGTGTGCTAAAAGTACACAATTTTACAAACTAGAAGTCAACAGAGCTGTTTTGATACTAATTCAAACCTAAAAATGTTACTGACTAGATATCCTATGCTGTCTTACCAACAGATACTTTATTGGGCTTCGTTTTGTCTGGGAATGACAGATACACCTTGTAGTCCTCCCTCCATGCATTGTCCAAGCCTGTGGCGGGGTCCTGCCATCTCTTCAGCAAAAACTGTACGGTTCCTTCATCTCCAGCAGTGGTGGCCATGTGAGGAACCTTAGTCAGCTCCCTTTGGATAAAGAAGACAAAGTAAATTCTCAATTCAGTTCTTAGATGTTCTACAAAGCTGGTCATCTAATTGCATTAGATTAGAAGTATAAATACTTCACCTGAGGTTTTCTCTAAGCTCATTGGTGtccagttcatcaatgaattttttaataatactttcaTCCACATCACGAGATGCATCCCGGACCCAGTCTGGCACTGAACTGCCCTTGTCAATGGCGAAGTGACCCAGCAGAATACCTACAGTAAGAGTCACAGCAGCTGCAAGGACACCCAACAGCACCTCCTTAATCATAATGTTAGTATGTGAAAAGCCTAAATGCAACTTCTGGATGAACCAGTCCTATGCTCTTCTAATATAGCCTGTGACAAGAGTAGTGGGCTGGAGGGTGTATTATACATGTTATGACTGTAGTGTCATAAGGATGAAAGTTTTGTCATTCTGACTGCTCACCAAAATTCCTACTCCTGATAAGAGGGGTTCAACTAAACCATAAAGTTTACTCATTAATGATTTAGTGAAAGTCATGCTGGACTTTATCTCCTGGGAGGCTGACTATAAAACTGCATGTTCTAGTCATACATCAATATGAATGTACATTGGGTTTATAAGCATTGACTGTCACACTTTATGACCGCCACAAAAAATTTTAACTTGGACCTTGGACTTGGAACTTTGTGAGGTGTTCAAGGTCTCATTCTTGTTTACAATTACAATGTGTCCAAAAATGTATAAGGACTACAGTATATACAATAATGAAAACTGCTCAAAGTATTTTTTATTCTCATTTATAAAAACGTAAACGGGCCATTCCACTAAATGGGTACCATTTCTGTCCCAAGGACATTATATGTACaaatatgcatattttatttAGCATTGTATTGATATTGTACGTCCAAAAAAATTTTTTCGAATATAATATTATAgattaaatacacatttaaagaCGCATTTTCAACTGTATATTGCAACTAGATCTGCTGAAGGCAATGAAATGACCTAAAGCATGTGGTctcatttttttctgtatatttgatgATATTGTAATGATGACTGGGAGCGTCAATATTTTTAACATACTGTTACTAAATTATTTCTTAGATGTTACTTATTTCAAAAATACAAATCTTTGGTGAGTATCCTTATAATATTAGCATGTACTCTGTGTGTCTTATTACAGGTATTTACTAATTTTACCTACAGTTACTTACAGTTTACCTAagtttatcatttttaatataaaaaataataaatattaattttaattattaatatattttctaaTAACCTTTTCTCTACACCTAAACATAACCCTAACAATAACCTCTGCAAACCACTAGATTTAAATAGAAACATGATTTGGCCCTTTTTTAACCTgtaaaaactgtataaaaaaGTTACCTGAGAAAGACCaatacaaatttaaatagttaaatatGTGTATTACTAGATTCAGTCGTTTTTTTCTGGATAAGTTTTGGAAGCAAATG
Protein-coding regions in this window:
- the naaladl1 gene encoding aminopeptidase NAALADL1, translating into MIKEVLLGVLAAAVTLTVGILLGHFAIDKGSSVPDWVRDASRDVDESIIKKFIDELDTNELRENLRELTKVPHMATTAGDEGTVQFLLKRWQDPATGLDNAWREDYKVYLSFPDKTKPNKVSVANPESTVLFTAREREKPYKPDQEDPEVVQPYAAYSPAGNVKGKLVYANQGKMSDYELLNRTLDLRGTIAITRYGGAGRSTKAINAAKFGVVGLLVYTDPYEMNDGLASESDTYPHSWYLPPTGVERGSYSIDFGDLLTPYLAAKDDTYRIPKEDITGIPPIPTQPIGFEDAERLICELDGDNAPDDWQGSLNCTYKLGGPGFKASSSFNNSNVHLDIYNTESLELSANVMGVIRGTVEPDRYVIYGNHRDSWVHGAIDPSSGTAVMLEISRVLGKMVKEGKWRPRRSIIFGSWGAEEFGLIGSAEYTEEYFSKLSERTVAYINVDISVFANATLRASASPAAQGVIFTASKQVDAPGTTVSVYENWMKYYNRTSPNYGLIPNVGFLTGAGSDYAAFMHYLGITSMDISYYYDRSKTRARIYPAYHTAYDTFDYASTYIDPGFTSHQAVARTAGNVLLRLADSLLLPFNCTDYAESLQRYLSEAVTNFEDKLAAKGISMESLKKAVKLFSDTASKLDRLIRDTDLAKEAPLKVRQINDQLMLLDRAFLDPLAFPEQYGFRHVIWASRSSSVPTFPGLADAVEKAMSTGLKEDWDQAHKHISIVTQAITGAAHTLDDVI